Genomic segment of Sphingopyxis lindanitolerans:
CGTGTCGAGCGTGCCGGTGGTCAGCCCCTTGTCGGCGAGCAGCTCCTTTTGCAGCGCGCCATATTCGATGCGGAGGTTGGTCCTCAGCAGATAATCGACGGGGAGGCCGGTGAAAGCGTGGAGCTTCGCCGCGACCGACTGCCGCTCGGCGTCGGTGAGGTCGTTGCCCTTCATCAGCGCGAGCGTGTAGTCGCCGGTCGCGAAGGCCTCGGCCTCGGCGAGCCAGGCGGCGAGGTCGCGGCCCGCGCCCGCGCGCTTGTGATACCAGGCGGTTGCGGCATAGGTGGGGAGCGACACCACATAGGGCAGATCGACCCCCGGATTGAGCTGCGGGTCGTCGGGGATCAGATCCCAGTTCAAGATGTCGGAAAGCAGGATCACGCCATTGAGGTCGATGTCCTGTTTCTGCAGCGCGAGCGTCATCCCGGCGGCGCGCATCGTCCCATAGCTTTCGCCATAGAGATATTTGGGCGATTTCCAGCGGCCATATTTCGACAGGAAATCGCGGACGAAGATGGTGAAGGCGTGGATGTCCTGATCGACCCCGAACCACGCCTTTGCCTTGTCCTTGCCCGCGACGCGGCTGAAGCCGGTGCCGGGGGCGTCGACGAAGACGAGGTCGCTGACGTCGAGCAGGCTCTGGTCGTTGGCGACGGTGCGATAGGGCGCGCTGCCGTGCGCCAGATCGGGGGTCTCGACGCGCACCGGGCCATAGGCGCCGATATGGAGCCAGAGCGTCGGCGAGCCGGGGCCGCCGTTGAACAGGAAGGTGATGGGGCGGCTGTCGGCGGACGCGCCCTCCTTGAAATAGGCGGTGTAGAACATCGATGCTTCGGAGTTCGGGACGTCCTCGGCGGCGTCCTTATTGCGCTGGCGCTCGATCGGCACGGTGTCGTCCCAGCCCTTGGGATGGATGACGAGCGTGCCCGCGACCGCGCGATAGGGGATGGCGACGCCGCCGACCGTCACCGAGCCGTGGCTCTCGACCGCGGTGGGCGCGAACATCGGGGCGTCGGGGACCGGCTTTTCGGTCGCGGGGCGCGCTTCCTTCGACTGGGCGGTGGCGCAGCCGGCGAGGGTCAGGGCGAGGGCGGTCGCAAGGAGGATATGCTTCATCGGAAGCTCGCCTGTCCGGCGCCGTCGATATTGAGTTTCTGCCCCGAGCAATAGGGGTTCGCATCGCTGACGAACCACAGCACCGCCGCCGCGACATCGTCGGGGGTGGGGACGCGGCCGAAGGGGAATTTGGCGTCGAGGTGATGGATATCCCCCTGTCCGGTGATCGCGCGCGACAGTTTTTCGCCCATGTCGCTGACGGTCAGCGACGGCGCGACGATATTGACGCGGACGCCGTTTCGGACCTCTTCCTTGGCGAGGGTCAGCGCCAGCGCCTCGCCCGCCGCCTTCGCCATATTATAGGGTGCGCCGTTCGCGCCGTTGCCGAGCGTCGCGACGCTCGAGATGACGACGATGTCGCTGCGCGGGTGCTGGCGAAGCTGCGGCAGCGCGAGGCGCGAGAGGCGGTGCGCGCCGACCGCGTGGATGGCGAGCAATTTCTCGACCTCGGCCGCGTCGGTGTCGACGACGGTCTTGCCGCGGCTGGCGATGCCGGCATTGTTGACCAGGATCGACAGCGGGCCGAAATCGGCCGCGATCGCGGCGACCATCGCGGCGGACGCCTCTTCGTCGGCGACCGACGCCTGATAGGCCTTGGCCTTGCGGCCGAGCGCGGTGATCTGGGCGACGGTTTCCGCCGCCGCTTCGCCGTCGCGCGTGTAATTGACCGCGATGTCGGCGCCCGCCCTCGCCAGCGCGAGCGCAATGCCGCGGCCGATGCCGCGCGACGCGCCGGTGACGAGCGCGGTGCGGCCCGCGAGATTCAAATCGGTCATCACTGTCCCTCTTCCATCAGTTCGGTATAGATTTCATCGTCGCTGCGGCTCGCGGCGTTGCGCCATTTGGGCGCCGCCCTGCGGTTCAGGACATGGCCCTCGGCATCGAGGATGGCGACCGTCGGCGTGCCCTTGATCGTGAAGCCGAAGCGCGCCGGCACCTCGGGACTGCGGCCGCGGCCTTCGATGTGCGGCATGCCGATGTCGGCGAAGACGATTTCATAGCGGTCGCGCACCGGCGCAAAGCGGTCGGTCGCGATCAGATTGGCGAGCCAGGCGCTGTCGTGGCAGGCGTTGGTGCCCATGACGAGCAGGACGCGCTTGCCCGATTGCTTCGCGGCGGCCAGCGCGGCGTCGATCGCTTTCATGATGTCGGTGTCGGAGTCGAAGGCGTCGGTCTTATAGGGTTCGGCGACCCCGGCGATGGTGCGCGCTTCACCGGCCATGACCGAGGCGGGCAGAAGCAGGATGGCGGCGAGCGGGAACGCGATGGCACGGATCATGGGGGCGACGATAGCAGTGGTGAAGACGAGCGCCACCCCCCCTCCCGCAGGCGGGAGGGGCAATGAGGCTTGCCAGCTTGCTGGCTAGCCGCAATGGGGTGGGCAGGCAGCGGGCCAAAGGCCCACCCCGCTGCGAGTAGCGAGCAAGCTCGCAACGCTCGCTGCCCCTCCCGCTTGTGGGAGGGAGAAGAAACGGAATGACGTTTCCGTCAACGTCAGTTAGCTTCGCCGCCATGAGCTGGCAAAAGGAAGTCGATGAACTCGCCGCGCGCCGCGCGATGGCCGAGAAGATGGGCGGCGCGGAGAAGGTCGCGCGCCAGCATGGGCGCGGCAAGATGGACGCGCGGGCGCGGCTGGCGGCGATCGTCGATCCGGGCAGCTTTCGCGAGATCGGCAAGATCGCGGGGCGCGGGATATATGGCGCCGATGGCGAATTCGAAGACCTTGCCGCGAGCAATTTCATTTTTGGCCGCGCCAATATCGACGGGCGGCCGGTCGTCGCCTCGGCCGATGATTTCACCGTGCGCGGCGGCGCGGCCGATGCGGCGCTGCACCGCAAATTCATCCAGTGCGAGGCGATGGCGCATGAATATCGCCTGCCGCTGATCCGCATGATCGACGGCACCGGCGGCGGCGGCTCGGTCAAGACGCTCGAGGATATGGGCTATACCTATATCCCGCACGTGCCGGGGTGGCATGAGATCATCGCCAATCTCGACACGGTGCCGGTCGTCGCGCTCGCATTGGGGCCGACGGCGGGGCTGGGCGCGGCGCGCGTGGTCGCCAGCCATTACAGCATCATGGTGCGCGGGCTGTCGCAGCTGTTCGCGGCGGGGCCGGCGGTCGCCGCGGCGATCGGCGACACGCTCGACCGCGAGGAACTCGGCGGGACCGATGTCCATACCCGCAACGGCGTCGTCGATGACGAGGTCGCGAGCGAGGTCGAGGCGTTCGCGGCGGCGCGGCGTTTTCTGTCCTATCTGCCGTCGTCGATCCACGACCGGGCCGCGCGGACGGCGTGCAGCGATCCGGTCGATCGCCGCGAGGAGGCTTTGCTGTCGGCGGTGCCGCGCGAGGCGAAGCAGGTTTATTCGATGCGGCGCATTGCCGACGCGGTGTTCGACCGGGGCAGCGTCTTCGAGATGGGCGCGCGCTGGGGGCGGGCGGTGATCACCGCCTTTGCGCGGCTCGACGGCTGGCCGGTGGCGGTGCTGGCGAGCGATCCCTCCTATCTCGGCGGGTCGTGGGACGCCAAGACGAGCGAGAAGGCCGAGCGTTTCGTGAAGTTGGCCGACCAGTTTCGCCTGCCGATCGTCCACCTCGTCGACAATCCGGGCTTCATGATCGGCGGCGAGGCCGAGCGGACGGGGACGATCCGTTACGGGGTGCAGGCGATGAACGCGATCTACCGCGCGACCGTGCCGCTGGCGTCGGTCGTCGTGCGGCGCGCTTACGGGATCGCGGGGAGCGCGATGTCGAACGCCGAGCGCTTCCAATATCGCTTCGCCTGGCCGTCGGGCGACTGGGGCAGCCTGCCGATCGAGGGCGGGGTCGAGGTCGCCTACAAGAGCGAACTCGAAGCGGCGGAAGACCCGGCGACGCATCTCGAGGCGATCCGCGAGCGATTGAACCGCGTGCGTTCGCCGTTTCGGACGGCGGAGAAATATGGGGTCGAGGATATTATCGATCCGCGCGACACGCGGCCGTTGCTGTGCGAGTTTGCCGAGCTGGCGTGGCGGGCACTCAAATAGGGTTTTTGGGAAGGAGGTCGAATTGGCCCCCATCGTCATCCCGGACTTGATCCGGGATCCATTCCCGCGACGTCGCTTGGATCCCGGATCAAGTCCGGGATGACGAACCGGGTCAAATCCGGGATGACGAAGATGAGAGGGCGGGAGATCAGCTTTCCACATTCCCCCGATACCGCCGGCTGCCGCGCAGCACCGCGCCGCTTTCCGTCTCGACATCGAAGTCGCCGCTCTTCAGCGTGACGACCCGGCGCACCGCGTCCCGCCGCACCAGCCGGCTGCGGTGGATTCGCGCGAAGCCCGCGCCCGCCAGCTCGGCCTCAATGGCCGAAAGCGTCGCGCGGTGGAGGAGGCGCTGGCCGCGCCACGCGATCTCGACATAATTGCCCGCCGCCGCGACATGCTCGATCTCGTCGATGGGCAGATGGTGGGTGACCGATCCGTCGCCGACCGCGAGCGCCCTGCGCTTTGGCGTCGCGGCGGGCGGGGCGGCGTAGCGCGCGACGAGCCACTGGACGAGGAAGAGGATGAAGACGAGCTCGACATAGGCCGAGAGGTCCTTGCGCAATTCGTAGAGGATCGGGGTGCCGTCAGGCGCCGTGAAATGATAGCTCAGCCCCATCAGCCGCCAGAGCGCGGTGCGAAAACCGACCATCAACGCGATATGCCCGAGCGAGATGGGGATCGCGAGCAGCGCGTGGATCAGGGCCGTGGCGGGCAGGGGGACGCGCGGCGGGCGGATGCGCTGGACCGCGAACCAGCAGGGGATCATCATCACCGTCCAGGCGACGAGGCTGCTGCCCTCGAGCATCCAGGCGATCGTCGGCGAGGTGGCGAGGCCCGCGCCCTCGCGGTCGGCGATGTAGGAATAGACGTTAGCGGCGATGCGGACGAGCCCGAAGAGGAAGATCGCGGTCAGCAGCAGCGCGGTGAGCGCGCGGGCGCTTAATCCGCTCGTCCCGGCTGCGCCGCCGCTCGTCCCTCGCGCCTCTTCGTCCGTCACACCGGCTCCGCTTCTCGTCCCGCCGGGATCGCCCGCCGGCCGTCCTTCCGATTAGCGGCTGCGGCATCAACCGGCAAAGGAGATTCGCCGCGATGGACAAGATGCGACATTATGGAATGGACTGGCTGCGCATCGGCGCGTTCGCGCTGCTCATCCTCTATCATATCGGCATGTATTTCGTGCCGTGGGGCTGGCATGTGAAGATCGCGCAGCCGATGGACTGGGTGCAGATCCCGATGATGGCGACGAACAGCTGGCGGCTGCCGCTGCTGTTTCTCGTCTCGGGCTATGCGAGCGCGGCCTTGTTTGCGAAGCTCGGCGCGCCGGGGGCATTCCTGCGCTCGCGAGCCGCGCGGCTGCTGATCCCGCTCGCTTTCGGCATGGTCGTGGTGATCCCGGTGCAGCCGTGGATCGAGCTCGTCACCCAACATGGCTATGCTGGGAGCTTCCTCCACTTCTGGATGCACGACTATTTCCGCTTCGGCACGCTCGAAGGCATCGTGCTGCCGACGTGGCAGCATCTGTGGTTCGTCGTCTATCTGTTCGCCTACACCCTGCTCGCGGCGCTGCTGCTCGTGCTGGTGCCCGAAAGGGCGCGGGCATGGAACGCCGGTGCGGCGGCGCGGCTGCTCGGCGGCTGGGGGATGCTGCTCGTGCCGCTCGCGGCTTGGATGGCGATCCTGTTCGCCTTTCCCGGATATCGCGAGACGCATGCGCTGTTCGACGATGGGCCGAACCATCTTCATTATCTGGTGCCCTTCGTCACTGGCTGGCTGCTGCGCGTGCGGCCGGTGCTGTTCGCGGCGGTCGCGCGCTGCTGGCCCGCGGCGGCGGTGCTCGCGGTCGCGGCCTATGGCTATGTCGCCTGGGCGATAGGGGCGGCGCCCGGCGAAGGGCCGCCGCCGGTGGGGGTCGTCACCTGGTTCATGGCGATCCGGCTGGTGCAGGGCTGGGCGGCGATCGTCGCGCTGGTCGGGATTGCCGACCGTTTCTGGAACC
This window contains:
- a CDS encoding S10 family peptidase produces the protein MKHILLATALALTLAGCATAQSKEARPATEKPVPDAPMFAPTAVESHGSVTVGGVAIPYRAVAGTLVIHPKGWDDTVPIERQRNKDAAEDVPNSEASMFYTAYFKEGASADSRPITFLFNGGPGSPTLWLHIGAYGPVRVETPDLAHGSAPYRTVANDQSLLDVSDLVFVDAPGTGFSRVAGKDKAKAWFGVDQDIHAFTIFVRDFLSKYGRWKSPKYLYGESYGTMRAAGMTLALQKQDIDLNGVILLSDILNWDLIPDDPQLNPGVDLPYVVSLPTYAATAWYHKRAGAGRDLAAWLAEAEAFATGDYTLALMKGNDLTDAERQSVAAKLHAFTGLPVDYLLRTNLRIEYGALQKELLADKGLTTGTLDTRFTGATLDPLSKTASNDPQGAAIGAAYTAAFNDYVRTALGYGEGTHYEGGLDVYESWDYKHRPPGADRALIALPNVLPDLAVAMKQNPKLKLLVTGGYFDVSTPYFAGRYELRHLPVPKELQANIAYKYYSSGHMVYVNPALLGQMHGDVADFIRQSDGVDE
- a CDS encoding SDR family NAD(P)-dependent oxidoreductase, with protein sequence MTDLNLAGRTALVTGASRGIGRGIALALARAGADIAVNYTRDGEAAAETVAQITALGRKAKAYQASVADEEASAAMVAAIAADFGPLSILVNNAGIASRGKTVVDTDAAEVEKLLAIHAVGAHRLSRLALPQLRQHPRSDIVVISSVATLGNGANGAPYNMAKAAGEALALTLAKEEVRNGVRVNIVAPSLTVSDMGEKLSRAITGQGDIHHLDAKFPFGRVPTPDDVAAAVLWFVSDANPYCSGQKLNIDGAGQASFR
- a CDS encoding thioredoxin family protein → MIRAIAFPLAAILLLPASVMAGEARTIAGVAEPYKTDAFDSDTDIMKAIDAALAAAKQSGKRVLLVMGTNACHDSAWLANLIATDRFAPVRDRYEIVFADIGMPHIEGRGRSPEVPARFGFTIKGTPTVAILDAEGHVLNRRAAPKWRNAASRSDDEIYTELMEEGQ
- a CDS encoding acyl-CoA carboxylase subunit beta codes for the protein MSWQKEVDELAARRAMAEKMGGAEKVARQHGRGKMDARARLAAIVDPGSFREIGKIAGRGIYGADGEFEDLAASNFIFGRANIDGRPVVASADDFTVRGGAADAALHRKFIQCEAMAHEYRLPLIRMIDGTGGGGSVKTLEDMGYTYIPHVPGWHEIIANLDTVPVVALALGPTAGLGAARVVASHYSIMVRGLSQLFAAGPAVAAAIGDTLDREELGGTDVHTRNGVVDDEVASEVEAFAAARRFLSYLPSSIHDRAARTACSDPVDRREEALLSAVPREAKQVYSMRRIADAVFDRGSVFEMGARWGRAVITAFARLDGWPVAVLASDPSYLGGSWDAKTSEKAERFVKLADQFRLPIVHLVDNPGFMIGGEAERTGTIRYGVQAMNAIYRATVPLASVVVRRAYGIAGSAMSNAERFQYRFAWPSGDWGSLPIEGGVEVAYKSELEAAEDPATHLEAIRERLNRVRSPFRTAEKYGVEDIIDPRDTRPLLCEFAELAWRALK
- a CDS encoding LytTR family transcriptional regulator DNA-binding domain-containing protein; translated protein: MTDEEARGTSGGAAGTSGLSARALTALLLTAIFLFGLVRIAANVYSYIADREGAGLATSPTIAWMLEGSSLVAWTVMMIPCWFAVQRIRPPRVPLPATALIHALLAIPISLGHIALMVGFRTALWRLMGLSYHFTAPDGTPILYELRKDLSAYVELVFILFLVQWLVARYAAPPAATPKRRALAVGDGSVTHHLPIDEIEHVAAAGNYVEIAWRGQRLLHRATLSAIEAELAGAGFARIHRSRLVRRDAVRRVVTLKSGDFDVETESGAVLRGSRRYRGNVES
- a CDS encoding acyltransferase family protein, which codes for MDKMRHYGMDWLRIGAFALLILYHIGMYFVPWGWHVKIAQPMDWVQIPMMATNSWRLPLLFLVSGYASAALFAKLGAPGAFLRSRAARLLIPLAFGMVVVIPVQPWIELVTQHGYAGSFLHFWMHDYFRFGTLEGIVLPTWQHLWFVVYLFAYTLLAALLLVLVPERARAWNAGAAARLLGGWGMLLVPLAAWMAILFAFPGYRETHALFDDGPNHLHYLVPFVTGWLLRVRPVLFAAVARCWPAAAVLAVAAYGYVAWAIGAAPGEGPPPVGVVTWFMAIRLVQGWAAIVALVGIADRFWNRDQRWRATLAEAVFPFYIIHQTIIVLVGYGLLLAGARALPSFAVLLAATVIGCWLFYLIGRRIGWLRPLIGLQRQ